Proteins co-encoded in one Fusarium musae strain F31 chromosome 3, whole genome shotgun sequence genomic window:
- a CDS encoding hypothetical protein (EggNog:ENOG41) encodes MVQHTPQTTVHQLAQEYAPIIKGKTILTTGASPGGLGALFVEAIAVAEPGLAILAGRSVNKLQQTADNLAAKCPNLKTKLLTIDLGSLRSVRAAAEEVNGWSDVPEIDVLVNNAGIMATDFGLTEDGFEGQFASNHLGHFLFTNLIMDKILSSEAPRVVSVSSNGHRLGPIRWGDINFSNGERYNKWSAYGQSKTANMLFAISLAEKLGSRGLQAFSLHPGAILDTSLAKHLDTLDSLETVKLTNAVEADRAMGDPWGWVDWSTVPVSSEVGAATHAFAAFDPDLEEHNGAYLLECRLADPMTDTVRPWATSSTEAELLWRKSEEMVGQKFSY; translated from the exons ATGGTACAGCATACTCCCCAGACAACGGTTCACCAGCTCGCACAAGAGTATGCACCTATtatcaagggcaagactATCCTTACAACAGGTGCAAGCCCAGGTGGGCTCGGTGCACTCTTTGTAGAAGCTATTGCAGTGGCAGAACCAGGACTGGCGATTCTAGCTGGTCGGAGTGTTAACAAGCTTCAACAAACCGCAGACAACCTTGCGGCCAAGTGTCCCAACCTTAAGACAAAGCTTCTGACCATTGATCTTGGTTCTCTTCGCTCTGTTCGTGCAGCTGCAGAAGAGGTCAATGGATGGTCAGATGTTCCCGAGATTGATGTCTTGGTCAATAATGCCGGGATCATGGCGACGGACTTTGGGCTCACAGAGGATGGTTTCGAAGGTCAATTTGCTTCGAACCATCTAGGTCACTTCTTGTTCACAAATTTAATCATGGATAAGATCCTTTCTTCGGAGGCGCCTCGAGTGGTCAGTGTTTCCAGCAATGGTCACCGCTTGGGGCCTATTCGATGGGGTGACATCAATTTCAGT AATGGTGAAAGATACAACAAGTGGAGTGCATACGGACAGTCAAAGACAGCAAACATGCTGTTTGCCATCTCTCTCGCTGAGAAGCTAGGCAGTCGTGGACTCCAAGCGTTCTCGCTTCATCCCGGTGCTATCCTTGATACCTCACTGGCCAAGCATCTGGATACGTTGGATAGTCTAG AGACTGTCAAGCTAACGAATGCAGTCGAAGCTGATCGTGCAATGGGAGACCCCTGGGGTTGGGTAGATTGGTCTACTGTTCCAGTTTCCTCCGAGGTCGGCGCTGCAACACACGCATTTGCTGCGTTCGATCCTGATCTTGAAG AACACAACGGTGCATATCTTCTAGAATGCCGTCTAGCAGACCCAATGACTGATACGGTCAGACCATGGGCTACAAGTTCAACGGAAGCAGAGTTACTTTGGAGGAAGAGTGAGGAGATGGTTGGACAAAAGTTCTCTTATTAG